Part of the Phycodurus eques isolate BA_2022a chromosome 3, UOR_Pequ_1.1, whole genome shotgun sequence genome, TTTTGGGTAACTTTGCCCAGTTTTTTTAACCTCTGGTGGTTCACCACTTATTTTAGTTTGTACCATTTCAAGCTATTTATTGGACTTGAATTCTTGACTTCCCAAAAAGACAAGATTCTGATTAAGACGCTAAGATGCATCTGTGGAAGTTTCTTGGAAAACCGATATTTAGCAAGAGGGAGAAAATCCTATATAACGcgaaatgtaattagcatcttcagacaACATGTTACAAatcatgaaatttcatttgGGACACATAACGGTagagacattttggcattaaaatagtgaaaaatattactttagaactttgttttcataaagACAATAGctaggacaggctccagcacccctcgcgacccacgtgaggaagatgaatgaatgaattaatgactGATAAcgactgccaataattcaaatactcatatcagtgaaatttattgattttcaaaatgaaaatcagTGGTGTATGCCTTCAGTTattaataaaattttatgagaatgacctatatactgtatttccataAATCTCTGGCAAAAGTGAAATGGCCTCAAATGGGAAATAGGGAGGGGGCGCATGGCGAGTGCATGTTTTAGCACAGATAAACGTTTATTTTCCGTTGTGTGTCCGCATGTGTGCATTCAAATTCTGCTTATAGGAAAAGCTTTTACCACAAGCTGAGCACGTGTatggtttttctcccgtgtgtgttgCCGTGTGCGCAGTCAAAGAGGCCTTGTGAGCAAATTTttcaccacaaactgagcaacaataaggtttttctccagtgtgcgttctcatgtgtcGACTCATGTTGTCTTTTACCgcaaatcttttaccacaaactgagcaggtaaaAGGATTTTCTAAGTGTGTTATGCTGTGTGCAATCAAATTGGCCTTTTGTGCGAAGCTTtcaccacaaactgaacaactAAAGCGTTTCTCTCTTGTGTGTGTTCTCACGTGTCTTGTCAAATCGTACTTATATgaaaagctgtcattgcaaactgAGCAGctgaaaggtttttctcccgtgtgcgtcTGTATGTGTGCTTTCCAACGGTGCTTATAAGAAAAGCTTTTTTTACAAAAGGGGCAAGTGAAAAGTTTTTCTCCCGTATGTGTTGCTGTGTGGGCAACCAAAGAGACCTTGTGGCGGAATTTATCGCCACAAACTGAACaactaaatgttttttcacctgtgtgcgttctcatgtgtaCCTCCATGTCTGACTTTTTCATTAGTCttcgaccacaaactgagcaggttaAAGATTCTTTTGGTCTGTGACCTCTCGTGTGCGCGTGAGACGTTTTCTTGTCAAGAGTCGTCTCCTTTTTGGAGTGTTTCTCATCACCCTTGCAGTCTGCATCGCTCTTCAAGGGTTTTTCCGTGCTGTGACTATGtgacagtggagctaagagcTTGCGTAGTGGTGGTCGTCCGCGGTAGTCTCCGCTTGGACTGTGATGATGAAGCTCTGACCACTCGAGTGCTTCATCTTGGTCGTCTTCGCTCTTCACGACGACGACAGTCAGTGGTAACTCGCTGACGTccacttcctcttcttcctctttaatgtggcaGGGCTGTGGATTGTCCACACTGGAGCTCCTTGCCTGCGGAGGAGGGGGAAGTTCCTCTTGGCGACCAATCAGCTGATGGATGTCTGCAGGacacaagcaaaacaaacacagttTAGCTCACACAAACTCCACCCACAGATGTTCCTTCAAAGATGCCGTCTGGCCTCATCCTCTGACTTGGGGGCTCTTCTATCCCTCCTCAACCACTGGTTTAGACAGCTATTTTACATGTTTAGTTATTAGTCTATATAATGGAACCTCGGTTTTCGTATGATTCgttttttgatgattttttttcggcTGAATTTTGTGCCGTTTTTCATACACCCTTAATCACACTATTTTTGGGAGTACAAGGTGTCTTACAGTGTCGTTCaataaacaagcacaaaatTGTTTCAGCGTGCTTTTGGTCTGCTGAAGACCTGATTTGTTACAGAATGTTTGACCAATGTTGCCTTAACTTAACAACTGTTGTTGAGTAGACTAGGGGGCTTGTTATTGCCTTCAGTTGTTTATGTAAGATTACATTGTGGAATATGCCTTGCCATCTGCTGAACACGTTTTACACAAAACGACAGAAAGTTCTGCGTCGAAACACTACAGAATTTAAGAAAGAACTCGGAAAAGGCCTCCCCTTCGTGCTGTACACACAATCAagactcctcactagggtcgcgggcgtgctggagcctatcccagctgtcatcgggcaggagggggggtacaccctgaactggttgccagccaatcgcagggcacatacaaacagacaaccattcgcactcacatgcacacctacgggcaatttagacacacaggcacggggagaacatgcaaactccacacagtcggggccagggattgaacccgggtcctcagaactgtgagaactGTGAGaactgtgtttgcatgttctccccgtgcctgcgtgggttttctccgggcactccggtttcctcccacatcccaaaaacatgcatgaattggagactctaaattgcccgtaggtgtgactgtgagtgtaaatggttgtttgtttctatgtgccctgcgattggctggcaaccagttcagggtgtaccccgcctcctgcccgatgacagctgggatatgctccagcacgcccgcgaccctagtgaggagaaacaaaatggatagatggatatatgcttgttatttttaattcgtttttattttactaatctGAATTAAATCGCAGCCCAATCTTCTTTAGAGTTCTCGTAAATTCTTACAAtggtattttatttgatttttggtATATTTGCCAGGTGAGTTCCTTTACTTTATATACAGGaatgaaaatgtatacaaaGTGAAAGACGTTGAACAGACCTTGAATGTGCAACACGATCGGAGCCAAGAAACTGTCGTCGTGCTGCCGCTCGTTCTCTTCCCACGCTCGACACACTTGCTCCTCGGACGACGCCATCGGTTTTTTTCGACAGTCTTATCAACTCTTTCAACGATTTAATGTCCTCTTTTTGCGACCAAGATCACACAAACTAGCACTTTTCCCAATCGTCGTTCCTTCTATTACAAACTTCcgcccttttcttcttcttcgctgGCGCTTTTTAGGCAGCTAACCATGCAGTCCCACGGCAGCCATCTTGCAACGGTATAGAAGACGAAACAGATACACAAAGAGGTCACCTTCTGGATACAGTTGTTTTTTATTACAAAGATGAGAGCAACAAAAATGGAACAATGACTCCTTATGACTGTTATACCCCGAGTGAGCATTAAAAACGCCATATAATGAACTCCCAAATGCTCACAATAAACATAAACAATTCCGGTTGCCTGCGTTTTGCATACAGTAATCCCCGCATCGCCAAGGTTCACGATTCACAAATTCATTATtttctgtcacacacacacacacacacacacacacacattaatataTAGCTATAATTTCTGTGCAACCGACACCCAGCGATTCTCTAaaaaaattcacctatttgcgtttTTTGCGCAACGAAATTAGTCTTTGCCACATGTCCATGTATGTGCATGCAcagtgcattaaaaaataaaaatcaaattatCTGTAACCAATTTATTAATAAgggtaatgtaaaatgtatttgtaattataTTAGGCTGTTTTGGGATTTACAATTTAAACCATGAATAaaagcaattataaacatttttaggagTCAACTACTCGCTGTGACTAGCGGGAAATTACTGTAGTTGGTTTTGGACCCATTCAGGTGTTGTTGTCTGTTGGCATTGTAGTTGTTACGCATTTTCACTGTCGAAGCTTTTGTcccgtgtgtgtctgcatgtgtgcttTCAAACCGTACTTATAAGAAaagcttttaccacaaactgagcagatgaaaggtttttctcctgtgtgtgttgaTTTGTGTGCAGTCAGCGAGACCTTCTGAGCAAATGTGTCACCGCAAACGGAACAACTAAAAGGCTTTTCTCCCATGTGTATTCTCATGTGTCTACGCATAGTTTCTTTACGGGCAaaacctttcaccacaaacTGGGCAACTAAAAGCCCCTCCTTCAGCTgttaccttatcgtggtggaggggtttgtgtgtcccaatgatcctaggagctaagttgtctggggctttatgcccctgggaGGGTTACCCATGggaaacaggtcctaggtgagggaccagacaaagcacggctcaaagaccccttatgatgatgacaaacaatggactcaggtttTCCTTGCCCGTACGCGGCTCAccgggggccccctctggagccaggcgt contains:
- the LOC133400304 gene encoding gastrula zinc finger protein XlCGF8.2DB-like; this encodes MASSEEQVCRAWEENERQHDDSFLAPIVLHIQDIHQLIGRQEELPPPPQARSSSVDNPQPCHIKEEEEEVDVSELPLTVVVVKSEDDQDEALEWSELHHHSPSGDYRGRPPLRKLLAPLSHSHSTEKPLKSDADCKGDEKHSKKETTLDKKTSHAHTRGHRPKESLTCSVCGRRLMKKSDMEVHMRTHTGEKTFSCSVCGDKFRHKVSLVAHTATHTGEKLFTCPFCKKSFSYKHRWKAHIQTHTGEKPFSCSVCNDSFSYKYDLTRHVRTHTREKRFSCSVCGESFAQKANLIAHSITHLENPFTCSVCGKRFAVKDNMSRHMRTHTGEKPYCCSVCGEKFAHKASLTAHTATHTGEKPYTCSACGKSFSYKQNLNAHMRTHNGK